taaataaacttattagttaatttattaattttaaaaaatatattaaaaaattataatttttaaaaaattattaattaatttaaatgaaaattatttataaaatactcataatctaaattaattaattaataaatatttttaaaatttgaataatattttaatataaaagtaaaactaaacattgtaatttattaaaaataaacttatattCAATCGCTGCTGACTTGAAAATTAAGCAAGTCCTGCTAATTTTCCCTAGGTCTGTCATTATCCACGAATGAGAGGTTTATGAAAGAAGTTGGAGAATTGAGAATGAAAAGGAATAACAATGGTGAAGGAATTTAAGAAAAGCAAAGGTGATGGATTTGAAAAAATGGAATTTAACTTGAGATAATATTATACCACTTTTGATAAAAAGATTGGGTTTGAATTTCTAATATGACCAATTTACTTAATGAtaaatactaattatttttatttttattattttaattacaatagtaaataattttataatatcaaacatataaaattaatatttttatcacaaaattgtgaaaaattattattttagtatttttggTAAAGGGGGCaaaatttaattgtaaattaaaatatttaagtaaatgaggttaaaaagattaattttaaataaatttgaatatcaTCTCATATTTTAAGGGAGAAAAATGAGATATAttcattggaaaaaaaaaaatcagaactTTCATAATTAGTATTTTAGAAATTTGGGGCTTGGGTCTTTAGCTTTGGACTTTGGATTGTGGCCTCACGGCTCTGGCTGGTCTACAATAAGTTATATATGGTGCCAAAGTATGGGAACAttttaatcagagaaaggaaaataaataagaaaattgtaaaggagaattttcatatttattcgttaaggaaaagtaaaaaaaaaaaatctaaatttatcaaatttttattttaaatttgtaatataatttatatcaaaatattatatatggCATTTCACCGTttataacaataatttttttgatattaaagaatactaatttaaaaattaaattataaaatattaatttaacaccaattaaattacataatttaaatcgaaaataaataaaagcatataattatttttattttttatttttttattaataattatattttatttatcatatcaatatttttttatactttctcATGAAcagttattttaataaataaaaattatgttttacTCTAAAGGGGAGAATAACATGAATTGCTTGGAActaaaaattgagaaaaaagaaaaatattgtgtATTAActtatcatttattatttttataaatttgaaatttaaattatatatataggcaGAGGTTGTactagagaaaaataatttttcttacttttttttaagcaaagaaaaatgactttttaatattttccgTTCATTATTTTCTCACAATTTCAAACATATTAGAAAAGttctttgtaaatttttttttagataatgcggaaaataatttatatttaaaataacatttttttataaaaaaatatttttatataagatactttatttttttattatttaattttaatttaaaaaataaaataaattaataaatttatatataaattatattgataataattttaaaatgtaaaaaataattttctctcttCAAAGATGAAGTACCAGCTGGATATCTTGCAGAAGCCATTCCAATAGAACTAGGAGGCATCCCATACATAGAATTGCCAGCATTATTCATTCCACCCAACTCACCAGAACTTGGTCCCCCATACTGTGGAACACCATATGGACCAGCATTACTACCACCACCAATGAACCTGGTAATGAAGTATTCAATCCATATCCACCACTACCTAATCCAGAAAACCCGCCATAGAGTGGCAAACTTCCGGGAACACCATTGCATTATCGCCGCCTACACCACCTTTGGTCTTGGCTTTTTTGTTATCAACCGTCATTTTGCAGGGAACTTAATGCCCATCAATCATCTTTAAGTATCAGCAATGGCGGCCTTTGCAGCCTGCCAGCCTCCACAGTCTTGTATATAATAAAAGCAAACTTCTTTGATTTACCCGTGACCTTATCAAACCCTAGAGGTCCTTCTTCAATCTCCTCATACGTCAAGAAAAAATTTAACGATCTTTCTGAAGGTATATCATACGGCACATTCTCGATGTAGACCTTCTTCGACCAAACATCGCCACCACTAGAAGCAGAGGCCAATTGAATAACAGTCATCCTGCCATCAATTTTCTTGCTTGATTCCTTCAGCGCGATTAAAACACTGTCTACATGTTTAAACGTGATGAAACCAAATCTCTTGGATTTTCCTGTATTCTTGTCGAATATTACGTTATTAATTTACAATCTCAGTAAACGGAAGTTTTatataataagtttaaaaataaataattataaattaaatgaatatattttatgaatcgtcttataaatttattaaataaatgagttaataaattttaaaaaattaaatatttacaagTTTAAATtcgaatatttaataaataaacctAAAAATTTGACTTAAAATTgagttattttagaaaataaattttaggttGAAATTTCGTTAAGGCTAATATCAAATAACTCACTCTTTGCCTCCAgagatgatttttttaataatattgaaatagaaatttgaaaaatttttatgagaaaattGAAATGAAGTGAGATTGTTGATATAACAATTGGTGAAATTAACATTTATTAGGtcgaaaataatttaaatttttatttaattaaaaaaatatttttattcactaATTTTTAAGTATTCTAAACGTGAAAAAACctgggaatttttttttttaaacgtaACGGGAcccttaataattattaaaactcAAATTACTGCTGAACAGGTATGTATGTACTAGAAAAAGAAGGGAACGTTTTGCAGTGACTGGCTGCTGTGGTGTTCGCCATGCAGTAGTGCAGGGGCCCAGTGCTCGCTGCGAATCTTAGTGTAAAATTTATGGACGGCCCCAATTAACACCATAATTGAATTCACTTGTTGGCGGGCCCAATTCCGAATGGGTCACTAGAACTGTGTGCCTAGTATCACACCAAACACACCTATCTTATCCGCATTTATATTTTGAATGGGTGTTTGATTTCTCTGTTATATTTAAaggatattttaaataatttataataaaaaattataaaattaaagttattaattaattttatttatttgaataaataaatataatgccGTTccttaaaatgaatataaaaaaaagaaagtattcTCATAGAAACTTTCATACCATCATTTTCAATTATCTTTAAATGCCTCTCATCATAAGATGTATTAGCTAATTATGAACtgcaaaatttaatatttcatatcATTAATTCAGATGATATTGGTAATGCCATAATTAACTtttccaaaaataataatttcaatttcCAGATAACATTTGTTTTCATTAAAGTGTTATCTTACATGTAGAAAATTGTTATTGTCAATtaggtttaaattaaaataaaatataaaaatagttaaattttaaaattgataaaatggaTTAATATATTTAACCTAAATTATATTGTACCCATAAAAAACTTGTGAGATGCTGAAATTTTGAATGGTAAATTCTATCATTGACTTTTGATAAAttgtgatttaatttataattttttttataaataataagtgCTTAATTTTAAGAGactttttaaaaactatttttaacGCAAAAtggaaaaaagtaaaaatattacATAGTCAAATAAATGGATTCCATAACCCTCAtagagaaaattaaatttttttaagtataataacagttatttcaaatttattaaaataaaattaaattttattcgtATCGGATTATGTAATGATAAAATACTATAACGATTATTTATTTCAGAATAATCGAACCGTCAGAACTATTTATCTCAACACTCAGTGATAAGAgaactaaaaattattattagctGTAGTATATAATTTTgcagtaaatttatttttatataatttacgaAATGAATTGAATTCTACAAATAATAAATCATAGATGATATAgatgaatttatttaataatagatatataaagtaaaaaataaaataagcagTGAAACGAGAGGACAGGGAATTGGAAACCCTAGAGTCAAAACCTAAAATTACAGTAAATAGTGTGCGACAGCTTCATTGCATGGACCTGTGCaattaagcttgttggaggagGGCAGTTGGACCAATAAATTTCATGTCCGGTGACAGATGAGCCTCATTTACTCACTCCATTCTCGTGTAGGATGATTCATCAACTCTCTCAGGTTTAAATATATTGCACCACTACGTACTCAGTTAGCTCTAGCTAGCTTATTTTCTCTTTGTATTGCTTTGTTCAAGCTGGCGCTAATGGGTTATATTTGGGTTGTGCATGctctcttgctgtgtcatttcATTGTGCTGGGTGTGGCTGATCGTGTTAGTGGCGATGATAAAGATGATAAACACTTGTTTTTTCATCGCCCTTTTTTGGGTGGTGGAGGCCTAGGCCATGGCATTTATAAGAAAGGGTTTAAACATTTTGGTGGTGGCACTGGTGGAGGTGGTGGTTTTGGTGGTGGAGTAGGAGGAGGAGGGGGTCTAGGTGGAGGTGGTGGGTTAGGTGGCGGTGGAGGCCTtggtggtggtgggggtggAGGTCTAGGTGGCGGTGGTGGTATTGGGGGTGGCATAGGACACGGTGGTGGTCTAGGGGGTGGTATTGGACATGGTGGTGGCCTAGGAGGTGGTGGAGGACTAGGAGGAGGAGCTGGTGGAGGTATAGGTGGTGGCATAGGGGGCGGGGGTGGCCTAGGTGGTGGACAAGGTGGTGGCCTAGGAGGAGGAGCTGGTGGAGGTTTAGGGGGTGGACATGGAGGGGGTTTAGGGGGTGGTGGTGGTCTAGGTGGTGGCATGGGAGGGGGAGCTGGTGGAGGTTTAGGTGGTGGCGGGGGACTAGGAGGGGGAGCTGGTGGAGGCCTAGGGGGTGGAGGTGGAGCAGGTGGAGGTATTGGAGGTGGAGCTGGTGGAGGTTTAGGTGGTGGCGGGGGACTAGGAGGGGGAGCTGGTGGAGGCCTAGGGGGTGGAGGTGGAGCAGGTGGAGGTATTGGAGGTGGAGCTGGTGGAGGGGCAGGAGGTGGcgcaggtggtggtggaggactTGGAGGGGGTGGTGGGGCGGGAGGAGGGTTTGGAGTTGGTGGAGGTTTTGGCAAAGGAGGCGGTGTTGGTGGTGGAGTAGGGGCAGGTGGTGGATTTGGGGGAGGATTCGGTGccggtggtggtggtgggggtgggtttggtggtggaggtggtttTGGAGCTGGAGGTGGTGGCGGCCACTAGAGTTTGCTCCCATGAGTAATTCATATGATAACAGTAGTAGGATATGGTGTTGGGGCCATTCTATTTCTGCAATTATATATTAGCAGACAAGTGAAGGAGACAAACGCAACGAGCAAATCGACATATTCGGAGTTTTTAATTAAGTGGGGGGCAGCATTTTGGTTTTGTTATACTATTATTTTTTGTGAACCCAACTACTGTTATGTATTGATTATTAGCTTTGATTCTGCTTTCAACTTGATATATGGGATATTTAACGGATGCATTGAAAACTTTTACCACCCATTTTAATATTTGTACCAGAAATTTCCACTGTTGCACAAGCTCAGACGACAGGGGAAAAACAAGTAGTCTCATGCACCCATgcagtttaattaattattatgattattggGTGCTGGCTAATTAAGCCACACCGAACATCTATATATATGTAACTTATAATGTTTGAAATTTATATCCTCATCCAattctaatttatatttaaagaaattttgataaataaattataataatagtcATTTACctagatttaatttgataataaatatatttaaataaatttaaaaggcgTTAAATTCAATTATTCCAATTTTTTATCTCCATttaaaacaaaaggaaaaaaaaagaaagaagtggGGTGTAAGTGAGGTTATTGGAGAAAATGGGGATGCAAGAGGCAATTAAAGGCCCAGGGACAGCATCTTGTCATTTCAATCTAACCATGCATCTTTTTGGTCTACAATCATGTGCTTATTTGCACTCAATTCTGCTAAGTGTCTAAGTGACATTATTGGCGGTTACGACACAacatgaaaggaaaaaaaaaaaagaaaattcatacAAGGTAAGGTAAGGTAAGGTAAATTTACTTATGGAACTTGTAAATACGACAGAGCGCATaagatttgattttgaaaataatcaaactaaaaaattgaaaactaatatgtaattttttttttcattcttaaaaaaataattttaattaactgaaataaatcaatttatcgGTTTAATCAATAACTCAAAAACTTAAACCCCAATGGCTTAGTCTATCTCAAACAAATTTCCATAATCAATCAAAAACTTTATCCATAACAATAAAAACtttgaaaaacaaaataaatacaaatataaaattgaaacaAGGACCATGCATTGATTAACATCTCAATTTTGGCCATTAATTGATGACGATGGAATAAAATTTATCcacatatttaattatatctcAACCTTAAAATTTTGGATAATAAAGCCAATCATTTCACATTTATCTCAATTTTAGTCATTTACcttaatcaattttaataaaaaaatttattatctagGTATTATATCacgtaaaattattatttataaaacacctattgaataaaaaaatcaaatagttatattaattcatatttatatctaaaactttaaattttcaataataaaactaaaacttttcagatttaatttaatattataattgtgacaaattaaaaaaattttagttttattatccaaaattttaaattttaaatataaatatgaattaaagtAAACGTTTTGGATTTCTTTATTTAATAGGTATTTTGAGAAATAATTATATGTgaactataaattttttatcaaaattagttaaaaacaaatgaataaaattaaaataaatatgaaatgattgattttattattctgttgtgatgatctgagattcataaaatagagttttacaagAATTCTGTAAAACTAGCAAAAAAGCCCCCTGAGGAGAATGTTTCTCTTTTTATCTGTTTTTTTCTGTCTGTTAGTGACGTATAACAAACTGTCTCTCATTGGGCCAACTGGCCCTACCATGTTGATtcggacgtacgagaatatcagatccctgccccatgcgtaacggcctctgattctccccgggcgcgcatgcggatggacccacAAGACAGATGGGCTGATCCCCTAATCGATGTCGAACTGGGCCTGAAGATAGGATTAAAGCTGAGCCCAGATAGAATTTGTTTAATGGGCCGTATGGACTGGGTCGACCCGATTGAGGAAGATAACTGGAATTCAGTCTTAAAACTGAGCGGACCGGACCTAGTTCATGCGGGAGACTTGAAGGCTTCCAAATAATAGGCTGGTACCCTGAGCCTGTCCCCAGACCGGGATGAAGAAGTCCAGCGGTCATCAtgttgaaataattaattaacatttttatttttttaagtgaaataataaatttaattattatgactcaaataaataattagggtgagtattttattttgaatatatcaatttgatataaataaaataatatttgtgattatattgattattaaaaaaattaatcatttcaTATTGCATACTCATTtggtactttttttttttttaaagtttgttTCATGTTATAAATTAGCGTTTAATGCTTAAGACTAAGGGTGAGCATATGGTTTGTTTAGTGTAAAATTACATCAAAcagaataaatcaaaaattaaaattttgatatttataaaaatcaaatcgaattgattttgattataaatcgaatcgaatcgaactaatttaattcaattcgatttggttCAGTTTaatcagtttaaatttttaataaattttttattttttacattttatttttaatattttaaaacttaattaaaatattttaatattcattatgatttaatatctctatattactaaaaataatatactattattactaatcgattcgattttttctaattaaaattaaattgaatttaaataattaaatttttttaaattaaaaattaaatccaattaaaataaataaataattaaattaaaattttaaattaatttaatttaatcaatttttttaatttaaatcaagtACACCCAACTCAAACTAGAGGTTGAACAAAGAGAATGAAACCAAATATTCCAGAGTCAATGTAATGATTCCCTTGATTTTGCTTGATATTACAATAGCTATCCAGTTGCAACATGCTCACGACACAACGCCTCACCGGCATATGAacctttgacagcagaaaattctTTCTTCAACTTCAAGTAAACTTACAATTTTTGTCTCGATAGTTAAATCGCGGCTATAATTATACACATATCAATTGATGGATATAAGATTAATCATTACTCAATTTTCTAATTGGATCTAGCTAGATTTTAAAATCTTGaaaatcatattaattaataaaatcaattgattttttgtttaaaatttaataataatataattatttttaggaCAGTGtaaagtttgaatttttatttaatttgagtttttttataACCTTAACACACACGAACATATAAATAAGACTTCATAGTATTCAGACAATAAATAACAAGATATattcatatataattaattataaattatgatGAAAATAATGGGTggtaaaaaaaaagtgaatgtGATTGGACAAGAGGTGACGGCAATATATCATTGTCGTTTCTAGCATTAATCATCTAGTATTGATTGACTAGACCAGATCATCCAAAGATGTAATATTGTAATTGAGTCACATATAAATATCATAAA
The genomic region above belongs to Manihot esculenta cultivar AM560-2 chromosome 3, M.esculenta_v8, whole genome shotgun sequence and contains:
- the LOC122723370 gene encoding glycine-rich cell wall structural protein-like, giving the protein MGYIWVVHALLLCHFIVLGVADRVSGDDKDDKHLFFHRPFLGGGGLGHGIYKKGFKHFGGGTGGGGGFGGGVGGGGGLGGGGGLGGGGGLGGGGGGGLGGGGGIGGGIGHGGGLGGGIGHGGGLGGGGGLGGGAGGGIGGGIGGGGGLGGGQGGGLGGGAGGGLGGGHGGGLGGGGGLGGGMGGGAGGGLGGGGGLGGGAGGGLGGGGGAGGGIGGGAGGGLGGGGGLGGGAGGGLGGGGGAGGGIGGGAGGGAGGGAGGGGGLGGGGGAGGGFGVGGGFGKGGGVGGGVGAGGGFGGGFGAGGGGGGGFGGGGGFGAGGGGGH